tttattttaacaaagaaatgaatGCAAGACTGGTTGTTACTAAGTATgtgaatttcagcagaaaaaaaccctgcagttCATGCATACAGTTCATGTTTAGATGGAGTAAAAATACAACGTTGTTGCTTTAGGCTTGTTTGGCTTCATCCTTGAGTACAGACAAGGAAAGGGATTACACAATTTGAGCCAGGATTCCCTTCTGACTAAATTCCTATGACTGCtcataaataaaaacttctaTTGTTCTTTTACTGCTTTAATTTATTGTTTGTGTTGTCTTATTTATGCCTGTTTCCAGATCACAAAATTTGTGCAAGACAGACACAGGGCAAGAAGGAATCGACTTAGGAAAGATCAGCTTAAGAAACTTCCTGTACATAAATTTAAGAAAGGCAAGTGAATCTTTCTTTGTCTAAATAATTAGGcctcattattttttaatgttggaGGGATTTTGTAGCTTTTGAGACAACTTTGAGTATGCTTGACATAGATAGTGGAATGTGAAGTGAAagtacacaaaaatattttgaccttgctctcactgaaataaagagaagttttaacatttctttattGGAAGCAAAGTAGACACCATATACTTATCATGGCtgagaattaaaatattctttagtaTACTACAAAATCAATACAGAAATTCCTTCTTGTTCTCTTGTTAAGTGACCACAATAGTCAGTCACTGTTCCGATCATTTATCTGCAAATAGGTAAGTATTTTTGGCATGTAGAATCCCTGGCTCTGTAGAGACTATAAAATCCACACTGTTTCGTGGGTATAATTTACCTACTTTTCCAGAGGAgtggttcattctttctatcCCAATACTTTTAGGAGGGCAGAACAATTAAAATCTAATCCTAAAATACTTGTTGCTGTGATTCTTTCTAGTGATTCATTGTGTGcaagataatgaaaatataagaaataaagctttaaaaattactttgaattCAATTACTTTGAATAAAGTAAGTTACTTTATTcaatgaaacaggaaaagctgccttaagtcttctgtatttcagtctATTCCTTAATAGAACAAAATTCTTCTCCactccatttcttttaaatgtgttgCCATTTTACTATCTGATTGTTCATTCATTCAAGCTTTACaaagtatgaaaagaaaaagtagagaatttcatgaaaatgatTGATTAGTGCATGACACATTAATGAGCAGTGTATTTGCCTAGGCACAGATATGTTAGGGGGTGCTTTTGGGTCAAGGATAGAGCCACATGCCATTCTTCGTTGCCCTTGATAATGTTGACCTGGCCTGCATTATTCATGACATTGCTCTTTGTACAAAGCAGATGTCTAGTTTGAGTGGATACAGCTTTTGTGCAATATTAGTCTGTCTATGGATTTAAAATTGATCCTAAAGAAATGATTTTCAGCCAACTAAGCTACTGTTTTGTTCCCTTTTAGTGATACTGCATGAAAATCTAACTAAAATAAGATATGTTATATACTTCATATTCATCTTAAAGTTTATTTCTGAGGGAGGAACTTCCAATGAGTTGTCTGGAGCTCACTGAGTCATCATATGGCATACCTGTCTGTGAAGGTCCAGAGGAACGTACTGTATTCAGTTAGCTTTTTGTTCCTTCAAGTAGCCATTGTGGCttgaaaaacagagcaaaaagcttagattttctatttcagagtTTTCACACTGAAAACACCTATTTTCCAGGGACCTATGACCATATTGGCAAATTTGCATAATATCCAGGACTGTGGTACCTTGGGACCCAAAGCAGACCAGAAAGGGTAGAAATGTTCAGgtgaaaacaaaacttctgaGAAAATACTTGTGTTCACTACTACGCTTACAACTTATCCCTATTGATGTATACTATAAATTATTTAGTGTTTGCAAATAGGTAACTTATAAAAAATGTCAGTTTACTTCAGTGTACATTCTTATTTCTTATGATACTTAAATGTCCATGAAACATAAACTTATGTTGATGCCATAAACATGCTCTGGCTTGTTGACTAGTTTTTATATTCTGGCAGTAGGTAGATACCTtaataacatttatattttgtgCAAATACACTTGGTGCAACAATATACTGTAAGGAAAtgcacttctgtatttttatggaaaaatgagacaaaatcatttaaaaaatagcaaacatttggacatttttggaaagagatttttctctccctcctgaTCAGGATTAGTTCAGTCACAAACTCATTTCAAAGAGatatttaataatgattttataaatttttGTAGCAAATGgatcaagtattttatttcccaaGGTGCCTACAACACGTTATTTGTTAGGATGTGTTTTgtctaaatatttgttttaatcagGATAGTAAGAATAGCAAAGTAATGGTGAGATATTCAAGACTTGTGCTTTGCTGAACTCTCTGCTCAGATGAAGAAGGAATGCTGTGAACTGTCATATTTCACAGCTGTGTAGTTTTCACTGATAAGTATTTTTAGATTTCTCTTTTAGAAGGGATTCAACACTTTGCTACTTTAGCTGTGGATCAGGCCGAGAGGTTTATCTGTGAGTCCTGGTGGATGGCaaaatataaattgaaaataaagcttCACTCTGCACTGGATCACCACATTCAGAGTGCTGGAGAAAATTGTCAGTGGCTTTGATTCATAAAAGTAATGCACTCAATCCTGAAATGTATTAGTAGCAGTCACGGGAAGGTTGAGACTTTACTGAGGTTTAGTGGTAAGACATCTCCAGAAGAGCTGGAGTTTCATCTGACACTTTTCCAGTGCAGAAagtaaactgaaacaaaacaaaacatctaaAGGCAAACAAGGGGTAGAGAACACAAAGCAAAAGTATATTctgactaaaaagaaaaatctgtaaaagaaaaatgcaaaatacctCTGACCATTTCCTTTCTATGTGGAAGCCAGTGAGGTTGAATCGAAtctcactttttcttctgtgattgCCTGAAAGTAACTAgctcttttatgttttttagaGTTGGAATACAAGCTTTTGAATAATTCTATCATGAAGAAATATCTGGGAGAAAATGATCCTCTTAAAAATGCCAAAAGTTATTGCTTCATTAGTCTTTTAGCTTGTAGTGCTAAATAAATTTCTACTTCACTTTTTCTATTGCTACATCCGGAATCTAAGATATTAGATGATCACTTATATAATCTAGAGAGAATGAATTTCTGTGGCTATTTGTGTAATTTTTGCTGATCCAAATTCTATTCTGAGTTAAAATATCACAAAGTTGGATTGATGTCAGCAGGATCATGCTAAATTCATGTCAGCGTTTTAAGAGTCAACTCAAACTGTTACTCAGACacttgccattttatttttacatctatcttttttattatgaCATTTTAATTCATTGAGTCTTGAAAtgtgaatttgttttatttttcttccttctaatCCTGGTAATTGACCAGCTCATGATAAATTGGATAGGTATAATGGCAGATTTATCCTCAACTCTGAAAATGGGAGGGTGTCTAACTGTGTTATTGGGAGCATggaaaatgcattgtttttcaGGGGGACGTGACTCCTTTCCAAGAACTTGCTTTGTGCTGGTGAGGCAAGATATAATTACCATGCTTTTGGGTACAGAATATGCTTGCTCGCTAAACAGCGTGTAGATACAATCATTTTGTCTGCGCACCACTTGCTTTCCGAATGGGTAGCATTACAGAACACGCGGGCCCAGTTTACCCTCCTGTGCCCAAAGCCGCTGTCACAGAAGATTGTAGGCAGTTTCATTAAAAGCTAACGGATTTTACTCTCTGTGGAGAAATAGGGCACAGCTACCCCTCACTAACCAGCCCAGAAGTTTTGTATCCACTAGTTGACAGCAAGGAAACTATAACTTGGTGATTGAAATGAAGCCTtgagctcattttttttcttgtggaaaaaaCCCACTCTCCTTTCTGTGGTTTAATTTTACAAAAGTGCTTTGCATCCCATTTTTAGAACACTTTCTTCAGCCACTTTTACTAGAAGGATAGAGTTTGTCCCAGTACTTGCTCTACATCACCTTTGGCAACATAATCAAAATACATTGCTTCATGCTTCTTGGTAAAAGATAGGATTTCTCAAGACATCAATGCAAAATCCACTGAATTCAGTCTTCTTGATGATAAATCCCTCCTTTGCCCTTGGAAGGATAACAGAAAACAACTCCTGAGGACTATAATTCTGTTCTAAGTAAgactatgttttctttttgtctgatGCCTAAAACATCTGTGTGTATCTGTGTATTCAAACAAGTAGAGTTAGTCAAAAACTGAAGCTTAGACACTATAGATACTGGTTTGCCTTTTTCTTACACTGCTTTATATCATGAATCACTGTTGAATAAATAGTTGTCTATGATGGTAAAAGGGTTGTTAAGGGAAAACAGTGGCCTTAGTGGATTTCTAAAATTTAATAGGTTGATAGGCAAATGAGGATATAATAAAGATTGCTTTGTGGATGTGATTTTACTCTGCCATATCTAAAGATTGATATACAGCAAATAAAACACTGTAAACATGCCTAAATAGAGGTTGAACTAAAGACCACTGTAAtccatgggattttttttttgcactaaTTTTGGTAGTCTTTAGATCAGATACTTAGCATTTCAGTACTGCGTGGAGGATGCAGTAACAAAAGGTGCAGCATTGACTATCTTTGCATTATCAGTAGCTTTTTTATCTGGTAAGTTGGCCTCATCCCTTCTACAGTGGTTTCTGTCCCATCCTAATCAATAAACCTCAACTTTGAGAAATCTTGCACGATACGTTGTATCAGAATCTAATTCTTACACTAACAGTATTCTGGGGCAGTTGTTGTGTCTGTGTCCTGGTTGTCCctaaaaaagttttatttcttttatttctttttttctttttctttttctttttttttaaggattacATTTTGGTCATACAGAAGTCTGTGGGAGTTGGTGTCTTTTGTGATGTCTTTGTAACAAAAGTAAATCTAGCAAACAAGACAAACCCAGTTTAATATACCTGTAATTTGATAATCATGAGATCTGACtactttcatagaatcatagaatggtaaggttggaagggacctctggagatcatctagtccaaccctcagctTGTAGCCCCtgtggggattgaacccgcgactttggcattagcagcaccatgctctacgcaactgagctaaacctaacccccgATTTGAAGAATAATATAGTAAATAATGTAGTATAATAGAGAAATGTTTGTGAATTAGTACGTATTGTAGcatagaatttattttctgaaatatttattattttcaaacaagcttaattttacattaaaatggAATATAGGCCAAGACTGAAAGGATTTTAGATCGTACCAGCAATAAAATTACACTGTAACTCCTCAGtcatgcagagaagaaaataaggtaAGTTTACTGAAGATAGAAtactggaaaagagagagatgtgtGGACATATTAAGAAATTTAAAGCGTGTAAAGCCCATTTTTTCTACAAAGTGTTGAACACTAGGATCCCAAATCAGTGGTTAGATACTTGACAAAGGATCTGGAGTTTTGGAGTTTCTACATCCACAAGCCCTCTAGAAATTGGGCTGTTTgcttaaatgtgtttaaatataaaataacagcTTAATTTTAGGCAGTTAGCTTTGAAAATGCGTGTATTTCACATATACATGGAAAAAATCGCCAACATGTGCAACAACCAGTAGGCTATAAGAGTATGTATAATTTGAAACAAAGACATATATTTAAGTGTGCTGAGTATTGAATTTGTGTTTGTGTACATAGATAAATATGATTGCGATATAATGGAATGTAGCTAtctaaaatacctttttaaaatctgctccAGAGTAAGTACAGTTCTGCTGTTTACTAGGTATtcctaaatttgttttttttcctgtagatgGGATTATCACTGATCTAATTACTGTTCATTACTGGCCCATCTGCTTGGCTGCACTGTTGCAATATATGTCTCATACAGAAAGTAACTCATAAGGTCTGCCAAAGTGTTGGCAgtcttatttttgcatttttcattgttGATAAGTACACAgctatatataatatatatagataagtaattctgtatttctgaaagtattttagtatttttgtatttatgtatgcCAAGCAGCTAGAGGAGAATTTTGTTTGCTAAAGATTTCTCATACTTTTATTTAAgcaagagattttatttttgcagttgtttccaaattttttttggttctgAGCCAGCTtctaaaatacatgttttcagaataaaaagatgTAGGAATTTTTTAGATCTACAAAGAAAATTTGCTGGTCTTGGCAAAGTATATTGCtggagtttttattttgttcagtatACCATTAATGAAAAATCCAGGTCAAGTGGCTTTTTATGATTTTGTCTTTGAtgtataacatttttatttcatgtattaaTGGTCTTATTCTCAGTACCTAGGCAGAAAAATGGTACATctttgcctctttttctttcagtgaacaACTTCCTCTTACTGATTCTCTTTTCTTGAGAATTGAAATACTTGAAATTTGGGCTGACATTAGGGATTAATCTTTTGTGCTACTCTACCTCACTAATGATATTTATGAATCACCAGTGTTATTCCTATTAGTTTTCGGCAGCTTCCTTGGAAAGCTCAGCTTCTCTGTTGCTGGTGCCTAGCTCTCATTTTTCCCACTGTATTGTATGTAGTCTCCCTAGATCTAGAAAGCAGACAGTGCACAGAACAACCGTGCCAAGTTGTATGTGAATCCTAAGTGTTACTTTGAAAAGTAACTCTAAACATCTTATGTATCCAATTTTGCCATCTGTAGAAAAACATTGAGTTTAGCAGCATGCtatcaaaacagtttttgaGCTGAATTCCAGAAATTTTATGGAATTCAGCTCAATGTATGCAGCTTCCTTATAGTAAAAGTAAAGCTCTGCTACTATTTTAGAAGCTTTCATGTTTAAAGGACATCTCTTCAGAGTAAAGTAATTGCCCTATGTTAtcaaaaaacatgcaaatgaaGGAAGCAGGCTAAGTTCATGACTCAAATATGGGCCTACTGTAGCCTGATTTCCCCAAGATCTGCCCCATTTTCTCcactttttctccaaaacagcACTTTCATATCTTGGTGCATGTTTTATCAATACCATTTTAACAAGGTTGGAGCTTGAACTGTGACTCTGATTTGTCCCCAGTTGATCTGTCTCATGCATGTAACCTGGACAGTGGTTGGGGGAAGTAATACTGGAATTGTTATGAAAAAAGGATCTTATAGTCTCTGCTAAATGGTCATAGGTTACAGAGATTAATGTGTGATATACGTATGTTGAAAGGCATACCAAATAGGTGTTCAGATTATATGAATGATTCTTATTGTGGCCATTAACTGTAGCTATAATCTAGCACACTGTATGTGAAATTTCCTATGGCTAATCTGAGAGTGGAATTTTAGTACAGCAGATAGTCCAGAAGACACTGTAACTATGTTGAAAAAGTTTACTGTTAGAGGATTAAGGTGAGAATGGGAGGAACAAGAATAGTAGGTttctctgaaagacagaaaattgaGCTGCAACAATAAATGAGGGAACATTTGTGGAATGGATGGGGTTTATATTAGGAAGGAATTAATTAATATAATTCACTAACTAATTTGGAAGAAGGAATTGTGAGGAAATGGGCAAAGCTTCCGTAAGGGGCACTGAGGATAAGAATGCTGTCAACCCTTCTTTCTTCTACCTTGTAGGTGACGATCACAGGGGCATCATTTCTCTTACAGAGGTCTCTGCCTTACTCTGCTGTTCATGTACTCATGTTGTAGTGTGTGAGAGAGCCTGAAGCATCTCTGTAGATGAACAGAAGAACATAGCTCTTCTGTTGAGATCTCTCTTCCTTACTTTCCTAGCTCCTCTGCTGTGCAGTAAAACTCAGGATGTTAGGTAGCCCTGAAGATGGTAAAAATGTAGACTATTGAACACTGGGAAATTAAGATGTTAAGGTGAAGATGGCACAGTCTGGAAACAGGCAGGCTTGGTGAGCTGTAACTGCTATTACGAACACTTAGCCAAAATATGCAGAGAGTGTgtcataataaaaatgttaagagTATTACAGAGATAgcatttaaaacagtttaaaatatttttattacctgAACCTGAAGGGGAAGCTAATGAACTCTGGTCCTAAAAAGAAGACATATAGTGAAGTCAACTATACAGCCTCCAAGAAATggcaaggaagggaaggagTCAGTAGTTTCCTCAACCCATGAAATTAGCCAATGGAgcttatatatgtgtgtgtttgaaaaAGTCTGTTGTATATATTTCGATGTAAAACTGATTCTCAGTTTTGTGTTGCAGGAGATGAGTATGATGTATGTGCCATTTGTTTGGATGAATATGAGGATGGAGACAAGCTCAGAATCCTTCCGTGTTCTCATGGTAAGTGGCTGTATTTTATGTTTGGTGTTTACATTAAAACAACTATCTAAAACACTTTGTCTAAAAATCTTAGTGAATGTGTTTATTGActgatttataaaatttatttttgataatatACCTGAGTATGTATACAAATTGGGGaaataaattttttcttctttttgaaagtgaaaaaggGTAACACTACcactttgtcttttctttggaTGTACATCTAAGAGAAAATCTTAAGATTTTATTAAACATAATTCTACTGACTACTAGTGACATGGAGGTGTGGATGAATGTAAGTCTGTTGAGTAGTGTGAAGATAAGCCATATAGACTTGTGCCTTGACTGCACTTGGGAGTTGATAGTGTCAGTGCAAAAACTAGTGGAGCATTTTTACTGTAACAAGTTGAGCAGTCTTTCTCAAATACATCCAACTGCAAAAAGCATATCCAGCAGTCATACACGTATCCATCCACAAGGAAGGACTGCTCTAACTGTGTGTAAGGACTAAGAGATTGTATCTAGAAATCTAGGAAGAGGCCTAGGCCCAAGAGCATctctaaattaaaacatttttggacAAAAGCTATATATACAATTATCAAGAGAGAAGATTTATTATTCCTAGCTTGAGACCCTCTCTTATACCCTGAGTACCTCCCAGTCGGTTAATCATATTACAGCCATTTTGGTTGGATGGAGTTTGAGCCAGCTGCCTCTTATTAAATTCCTGCTCTGACTCAGCATTGCAAAAGCAAATACCACATGACTGATATGAAAAGGAGGTAACTGGTGTCACATTCTCACAAACTCATTGAATACAGCAGATGAGACTGAACTTTGCAAAACCTCATTCACAAAAATCAGCTTCTGAACAGGCTGACAAACAACAGGGACTTCTCAAAGGAGAAAGACCAGAACCACCTATCCCACCTAAATACTACGAAGTTAACTAGACCTGATCACTGATACCAAAGGTTTCTGACAAATTGAAAAACATCACCATGAATTCTTGTGGAGAACATGCCACTTACATGCATGAGAAAACATATTAAACATAATATGCTTACTCTTGTCTAGCTACTCATGTTTGAAAGCGTAAGTTGTGGTTAAACCTAGTTCTCTGCCAGTTAGAAGTCTCTCTCAACGTGCAGCTAAGTTTTTAATATCATAATTACAATAgtgaaagttttctttaatttaaacaagTTTAAACTGTACAACAGTACAGTTGCTGTGCCAATTGTAAACCTAAATTAAAATTTGCAAAGTTGtatgtttatttcatttaataacaAGGTGCTTTGATGGATGCTGCATCTGTGCTCCATAGATGACAACAAGGGATGGGGGGAGTCAGGGGCATTATGAGAATAATGTTGATAGGCGTCAGGTACGCCAACAAGATGGCTGTACTTCCTCAAGATGCTTTTAAAGATTTAGTGAAACATGGCCCAGTGCAGGAGTTCCCTCAGACTGcctgaataaatatttatttattttgttatttgtaCTAGTGTTTATAATTAGCTCCAAGATCCTTATCTGTTTGGTGTTTTGTACATAAGGATAGACACAGCCTTCATGCCAACAAACTTGCAACTAAAATTCTCTGTGTGAGAATTTCATAATCATTACTTTAACGTAAATACAATTTAGCAGATTTATTTGTCCTTTGTACTTAGGTAATGATGcacttgtattttgttttctaacagCATATCACTGCAAGTGTGTGGACCCATGGCtgacaaaaaccaaaaaaacatgTCCTGTATGTAAGCAGAAAGTGGTCCCTTCTCAGGGGGACTCAGATTCTGAAACAGACAGTAGTCAAGAAGAGAATGAAGTATCTGAAAATACTCCTTTGCTTAGGCCATTAGCCTCGGTTAGTACTCAGTCATTTGGGGCTTTGTCAGAATCTCATTCCCATCAAAATATGACTGAGTCCTCAGAATATGAGGAAGATGACAATGACAATATTGATAGTAGTGAtgcagaaaatggaataaatgaAGAAAGTGTAGTGGTTCAACTGCAGCCCAATGATGAAAGGGATTACAGAGTGGCAAATACTGTTTGAGACTACTAGTGATGAAAAATGTGTGAACAAAAGAGTTCTTATGGCTatattttacaaacatttaCGTagggaatatattttattttgcaattcaTTTGGTTACTTCAGTAGGAGCAGCAgttcatgtagtagtactgtTGTTTAATCATACTGCAgataagatttatttttgattcaGGTATTCAGTCACACATTGTCTTCTCAAAATGCACAGTTTAACTGGATTTCACAATGCTAATGAATAATGTTAATAGTTTACATCAACAGAAATGTCACACAGACTCTCCTTTAAATGTCAGTATCTTGTTGAAAAGGGATTTAGCTGGAAATAGcgtggcttttttccccctgtattAGATTTTGTAGGTACAACTGGGTCATACTGATGGCAATATTTATTATGTGTATGGTGTTACCGCTTAAGCCctactaaaaatgta
This Rhea pennata isolate bPtePen1 chromosome 9, bPtePen1.pri, whole genome shotgun sequence DNA region includes the following protein-coding sequences:
- the RNF13 gene encoding E3 ubiquitin-protein ligase RNF13 isoform X1 gives rise to the protein MLLSIGMLMLSATQIYTILTVQLFAFLNLLPVEADILAGFLINSKPENACEPIAPPPVKDNTSSAFIVLIRRLECNFDIKVLNAQRAGYKAAIVHNVDSDDLISMGSNDIEILKKIDIPSVFIGETSANSLKEEFTYEKGGHVVLIPEFSLPLEYYLIPFLIIVGICLILIVIFMITKFVQDRHRARRNRLRKDQLKKLPVHKFKKGDEYDVCAICLDEYEDGDKLRILPCSHAYHCKCVDPWLTKTKKTCPVCKQKVVPSQGDSDSETDSSQEENEVSENTPLLRPLASVSTQSFGALSESHSHQNMTESSEYEEDDNDNIDSSDAENGINEESVVVQLQPNDERDYRVANTV